Genomic DNA from Salvia miltiorrhiza cultivar Shanhuang (shh) chromosome 1, IMPLAD_Smil_shh, whole genome shotgun sequence:
tcacaaataatcacaaattcacaatcctcataaacacaatatatattttcaaaaaaaaaaattcatcacaTCAAATTTCCATCCCTCTTTCTTCTCTCTGACTTTGcaggctctctctctctctctctctctctcacacacacacacacacacacacacacatacacacaaacacacacccCTTCGCCGGTAGACCTCGCCGGATTCCTCCGCGGAGATCGACAAGCCATcgactccaccgccgccgcgcAGATCAGGACGGCCGACGGCCTGCCCGAGCCACGGTTTCTTCCAAATCGTAAATCACTGTTTCAATCTGGACGCCTTCTTCAACCTCCACCTCAGCCAGAATAGCGTCTTCTTCCCGGCGAGTCAGCAGTGGCGGAGCACCGCTGCCGCGTGCGCGGCTCCCTCCGTCTTAGAACCGCCGTCCACAAATCCCAGGCACGTCGTTTTCCGATCGATCTCCACCATAACATTCGACCACCTCATCCTCCACGTCGCAGCACCCTTCCCCGCCAAAACCAGCTCAATCTCCGGCACCGCTGGCCCCGCCGCCGTCCTCGCGATCGATTCCGAGCCAAAGCACGCCCTGAACGGCGCCACCGCCGCCACGCTCTGGATCCCCAAATGGCATacgtagagagagaaagagagagactgAGAGAGTACGGACacagagagagaattttttctttttatagagGGGTATTTTTGTCTTTGTGCTAAAAAACTGgctaattttttatgtttttatttcataggctagattttaattttacaatatgaaatagGCTAGATTCATATATTGACACTTATATATATAGGACTTTGTTGTGCGTAGATGaaaattaaatgatgttgtAGCTTCTTAATCAAATGCCAATGTCTTTCATGgccttgtttatttatttatatctatGCGATTAAATCAATCTTTTTCATAGTAATCACTTTCGGTGCCTCAAGTAGCACAAATTAAAATTCActattgaataaaataaattttctaGCGTTACAATCTTTGATATTAGTAGATGAATGCATATCATGTTATATGCAGTACTGTACCActctcaattttatataaactagcagaaagaacgtacgttgtacgtgtaattaatgttattttatttaataatctattattttagaaaatctattaattaattactttcattagataatttattggatgaatatatttatttataagccttatcaatagctcattacaaaaaaaaaacgtacGATTATCGACGGCATTCTATCGTCGATAATAAGGCACGACCGCCGGTGAAAAATGCTACCGACGGCGGCGCCATTGGCAACTTGCCGTCGCTAATCGGCTCGTcggtaacgccattaccgacggcgatcggccgccgccggcaattaacggcgaCGAAGCTGCCGGCATTTTCGCCGTTGAACAGCGGAGAGTTGCCGAAACATTACAGACAGCAaatgccgtcgctaattagcggcagcgccaccgccgtcggtaatttccaccggatGGCGGTGGCGCACACGTCGGAGTTGGCCAAGGTATTACTGAGGGTAATatgccgtcgctaattaccgacggcattttgccctcactaatattttttaatttattttatttattttattgtatatgcacaatttattttcgtatttatacatgATTTGCATGATCCCGCTGCCCTACCTGTTGGGCCGCAGCCTTCGCTGAACAACCCTAATAAGGGATCAAAGGATGGGGATGCGCAGCAACGACGTGATGGGGAGGTGCAGCAACGACAGATTACGGATGAGGGGAGAAGAACCTATGCCGATATGGCGGTGAACCGTTTGCCGAGGAGGCCGGATGTCGCTGCCCACAAATACCATGCTCTACGTCCCACGAAGGAAGGGGATTTGTTTTACTTCAAGATGCCGAAGGATCTTCTTGAGAAACAAGTTTCGGGTTTCAAACATGCGCTAACTGGTAGACTGCTTCTTAACAAAGGAGCTAAACCGAAACCTGCGATGATGCTTAAGAAAGAGTTACAGGATCTGTGGGGGATTTCGTCTACTTGGAAGCTAATACCTTTAGGCAAAGGTTACTACACGTTTGTTTTCCAGAACGATACGGACAAAGCGTTGGCTAAATCTAAATATGTTTGGGAAGTGATCAACGGCCATCTTCGTGTACGGGAATGGTCGAGAAATTTTGATCCTTTTAAGGAACATTCTTCTTTGGCGAATGTTTGAGTTCGGATTCATTATTTGCCTATTGAATATTGGCATGAGGAGGTTATTGCTGGAGTGGCGAGATATGTCGGTCATCCCATACGCATCGACGGAGCTTCAACGACAAGGGATTTTGGGCAGTTTGCTCGTGTCCTAGTTGAACTAGATATGGCTAAACCCTTACCTAATACTCTTCTTTTTGATGCTGATGATCATGCTTTCATATTGAGTTTTCTTATGAACAGTTGCCTCATTATTGCACCAGGTGTAAAATCACGGGACACTCTCCTAACAAATGTCAGAAAACCAAACCTACGCAGGTCAAGGAAAGGAGGATGGAGGTTGCTGCCACTTCTAAACAAAAACAATGGCAGGAGATTCCGGAAAAAGCGCAGGATAAGGGTGATTTGGATCAGGTGACTTCGACCCTGGGAATGCAAGCTAGGGGGCTTTCTCGATCTCCGACTACAAAGGAAAACTCCAATATGGGAAATAAATTCATTGCTCTGGATGGACTCGATGATGAGGGGCCTCATTTGGAGGGCTCGCAGCCTAGGAGCACTACAGATCCACAACCTTTGGAGCAGCAAAATGCCTCGAGGCAGGAGAATATTCAGAACATGAGCTGCAATGTGAATGAAAGATGTTTGTCGGGGTCGGAACTTCTGGAGATTATAACAAAACCTGTGCACACGTCTGTTTTCGATAACCCTCTTAGAGAATATGTTTCTGAGAGCTCAGAGGAAGATGAAACTATTATAGCAGATGAAAGACCTCTTATTTCATGTGAAAAACCCGAAGTTATTGCTATGGAGAACGCAATGAAAGCTCAACGTCTGGAGCAGATTTTGGCTATTGCGCTGGCTCCTATAACTACGGAGGTTAAGGCAACTAAACGGGGGCGCGGCAGACCACCTAAACAGGATACTCAAGGAGCAAGCTCTAGACCAGGGGGACCTATTTCAAAACATGCTGAAGAGAGTATTAAAAGCCGGCTGAGAAATTCTGGCGAAATGGGAAGAAAAGCGGGGGAGTTTGTTATCGACTCTAGTGATAGAGCATGTATTCGTGCGATGGACAATGTGGTTAATGAAAGTTGGGCTGATCAGGTGGAAAGAAGCGGGGCCTTCCCCGCTGAATCGGAACatttttaatgaatattatCGCCTGGAACATCCGCGGGATGACGGATGAATCCAAGCGTCTTCTTAAGGAACATTGCAGTTCATTTTCTCCCATTGTTTTAGGTTTAATTGAACCTAAAAAATCTTTTCATAAGGTTCGACAAAGCTACTGGAATTCGTTGAATCTTATCCCGATACACCAGAATTGACGTACTCCTAGTTGTTCGAACATCTGGGTGTTGGTGCATCCTTCGGTTGCTGCAAATATTATCTTCTCGTCGGCGCAGGCTGTGATCGTGGAGTGCTTTTGGCAGACCTATTCTTTTAGGGTGGCGATTATTCATGGTGATAATGATCATATTATTCGTCGTGATCTTTGGAGAGATCTCCTCCGTTTTACGTCAGGTAACACGGTTTTTATTGGTGATTACAATGCTGTAAAAGGTGCTCATGAAAGAATCAGTTCTCGTTCTCCATCTCGAAGTTCGTGTGATGATTTTTGTACTTTCATTGATGATACTCAGTTTCTTGAATCCCCGATCAATGGGATTCGCTACACGTAGTCTGGTCGCCGGTTTCTACCACGACATGTGGAATCGATTCTTGATAGGGCCATTTTCTCTCAAGGTTTTGCGGATTTATGGGATACCATCGTTACTACAGCCCTTCCCCGCCTCACTTCTGATCACTCTCCTTTAGTGATGCAGTGTCGTCTTGCTCAGCCCCCTGGCAAGAGGAATTTTCATTTCTTGAGTATGTGGACTCTCCACCCCATATTTTTAGACATGGTGAAGGAGTCGTGGTCGCTTTCGGTTGATGCCCGGTGTCCGATGCTTCGTGTTATGCTGAAACTTAAAAGGTTGAAGGGGGATATTAAAGTTTGGAACAAAGAGATTTTTGGGAACGTGGACACCTCCATCTCTCAACTCCAACGACAGCTCATGGACACTCAGAATCGGATCTCAGAGTCGGGCTATACGGACGCCTGGTTTGAAGAGGAGGTGAGCCTTCAAGCCAAGTTGAACGTTGCTCTCAATCGGAAGAATAGCTTGCTTCAGCAAAAGAGTCGTATTTCTTGGCTTAAGGATGGCGATCGGAATACTGGATTTTTTCACAGAATGACTAAGTTCAAGAAGAAAAATGCTCCGATTTCACACCTGAAGATTGATGGGGTTGACTGTTATGATCCGAGGGTCATTGAGCAGCATGTTGTTAGTCTCTTTGCGGAGTTATTCAAGGATGATGGAAATTCGGGAGTGGACCACCTTGAGATTGATGCTCTGATTGATGCTGCTGTTACAGAAAGACAAAACTTTGAGCTTGTTCGTCTCCCTCAGGAGTGCGAGATCAAGGCGACGGTTTTTAGTATGGATGCCAACAGTGCACCTGGTCCTGATGGTTTTTCTGGGCATTTTTTTCACACTTGTTGGGATATTATTAAGGATGATATCGTGGGAGCTGTTCAGGCATTTTCCGGTATTCTTATCTTCCCACTGGTTGTAACTCTAGTACGATGGTGCTTATCCCGAAAAAGGATACGGTGTCCACTGTTTCCGATTTACGGCCCATTGTGCTATCCaactt
This window encodes:
- the LOC130998359 gene encoding uncharacterized protein LOC130998359 — its product is MVKESWSLSVDARCPMLRVMLKLKRLKGDIKVWNKEIFGNVDTSISQLQRQLMDTQNRISESGYTDAWFEEEVSLQAKLNVALNRKNSLLQQKSRISWLKDGDRNTGFFHRMTKFKKKNAPISHLKIDGVDCYDPRVIEQHVVSLFAELFKDDGNSGVDHLEIDALIDAAVTERQNFELVRLPQECEIKATVFSMDANSAPGPDGFSGHFFHTCWDIIKDDIVGAVQAFSGILIFPLVVTLVRCVIAVTHVSSNQFGFISGRNIHDCIMVLRANGYHETFINWISIIFKSARLSILYNGQLTGYFPCSRGVRQGDPLSPILFGIAEDVLSHLISSCVHSKHLVPMRFSRATNFPTHMFYADDIIIFCNATIRNACKLSQEKSNVFFGKGVPIARRRGI